In Tripterygium wilfordii isolate XIE 37 chromosome 15, ASM1340144v1, whole genome shotgun sequence, one DNA window encodes the following:
- the LOC120016745 gene encoding probable E3 ubiquitin-protein ligase IRF2BPL has translation MSNAGQSCFRYPPPFHGGTPLYPTTQQNSPHPTHFGNQNVYPVQQPVAPAYGPPPPPRMLPHSSQDQSSYRAPVLQSPQVHNGVQGSQHILLAPPPPPASSLSTSAPLIPSTGGNSRMPSTALPPQPPPPSSSPPLPPPPPPPTSPFLSSMAIHATPNLPPRSDSNPDSSKLSGCGLKTSSSIDENSACSDGRDKLPEQSGSQAGYLAGKGSLSKGNMILDLPPTPPKPREEKLVQRTEALCQSIAKNGSDFEDMALLKKSGNSQFEFMLGGEPGSEAAIAHDYFLWMKKKCNLTMLDEGNCDSSSKAFAVDDKKMMVVVGSHSPADSDMEMEDDITHPDTVQVVKNSFESQNFELDSVCINSNEKECAPHSSGECKPVEAVSAKISLSVFPGPGSSGAPECSPAGEAVKSTSFRADNRSPPSLAAAEGIGHSPQHINDGSPFRLLQGYASDDSTGSEDEPRLEDFKTVSSAVSVDATNLLIDSECNLRTYIGLESPGKTEKQFGLPSGLAISSKAPEISAGSQGEFGITTRKTNARGAIDEHDETMLENEALINCVTICEDIQNKMSVEAHVLLALLVESSIMKIRMKVQSPPQLFQK, from the exons ATGTCAAATGCCGGTCAATCTTGTTTCCGCTACCCTCCACCATTTCATGGAGGAACCCCATTGTACCCGACAACTCAACAGAACTCCCCACATCCTACTCATTTTGGGAACCAAAATGTTTATCCTGTTCAACAACCAGTAGCTCCTGCCTATggtccaccaccacctcctagAATGTTACCTCATTCCTCACAAGATCAATCCTCATACAGAGCTCCAGTACTTCAGTCACCACAGGTGCACAATGGTGTGCAGGGTTCTCAGCATATCCTACTGGCTCCTCCTCCCCCTCCTGCTTCTAGTTTATCTACTTCTGCTCCTTTAATTCCTTCAACTGGTGGAAACTCTCGCATGCCTTCCACAGCCCTGCCACCACAGCCACCTCCACCCTCTTCTTCACCACCgcttccacctcctcctccaccccctacctctccctttctctcttctATGGCCATCCATGCTACTCCTAACCTACCCCCTCGTTCTGACTCTAATCCTGATTCAAGTAAACTTTCAGGATGTGGACTAAAGACGTCAAGTTCTATTGACGAAAATTCAGCTTGCAGCGATGGGAGAGATAAATTACCTGAGCAAAGTGGCTCTCAAGCTGGTTATCTAGCAGGAAAGGGCTCTTTGTCCAAGGGCAATATGATTTTAGATCTTCCTCCAACTCCACCTAAGCCACGAGAAGAAAAACTTGTTCAGAGAACTGAGGCTTTATGCCAGTCTATTGCCAAGAATGGTTCTGATTTTGAAGATATGGCTCTTCTAAAGAAATCTGGGaattcacaatttgaatttATGTTAGGTGGTGAGCCAGGAAGTGAAGCTGCTATTGCTCATGATTATTTTCTTTGGATGAAGAAGAAATGTAATTTGACTATGTTAGATGAAGGGAACTGTGACTCGTCTTCTAAGGCTTTTGCGGTTGATGATAAAAAAATGATGGTTGTGGTTGGATCTCATTCACCTGCTGATTCTGACATGGAGATGGAAG ATGATATCACCCACCCAGACACTGTCCAGGTGGTGAAGAACTCATTTGAAAGTCAAAACTTTGAGTTAGATTCAGTCTGCATcaattcaaatgaaaaagaatGTGCACCGCATAGTTCTGGAGAATGCAAGCCAGTGGAAGCTGTATCTGCAAAAatatctctctctgttttccCAGGACCAG GTTCTTCTGGGGCTCCTGAATGTTCTCCAGCCGGCGAAGCTGTGAAGTCAACCTCTTTCAGAGCTGATAATAGAAGTCCTCCGTCTTTAGCAGCTGCTGAAGGCATTGGGCATTCTCCTCAACATATAAATGATGGAAGTCCATTTAGACTTCTGCAAGGGTATGCATCCGATGACAGCACAGGAAGTGAAGATGAGCCCCGCCTTGAAGATTTTAAAACAGTATCATCGGCAGTTTCAGTTGATGCTACAAATTTGCTTATAGACTCTGAGTGTAATCTGAGGACATATATTGGGTTGGAGAGTCCTGGTAAGACTGAAAAGCAGTTTGGACTGCCATCTGGATTAGCCATATCTAGTAAAGCTCCAGAAATTTCTGCAGGTTCACAAGGAGAATTTGGAATAACTACCAGAAAAACAAATGCTAGAGGAGCAATTGATGAACATGACGAGACTATGCTTGAAAATGAAGCATTGATCAACTGTGTCACTATTTGTGAGGATATCCAGAACAAGATGTCCGTGGAGGCGCATGTGCTGTTGGCACTTCTAGTGGAAAGTTCCATAATGAAAATAAGGATGAAAGTGCAAAGTCCACCCCAACTCTTCCAAAAGTAG
- the LOC120016747 gene encoding uncharacterized protein LOC120016747 has translation MSLGEWSEKVLATVTLMILTIEGIAKEAEAVAGVDHLLVGGGSGDGEVQKGEGRGEADLAAGLPDIEEVGAGPPHNHAGEFMGDRVRRDKGQVPDCFDFLRGRCYRAAFCRYRHHDRDEGDGSRHYRRSKQQYLEMHPSSKKSSVVEEIKNIPLKASDAKLEEINMDMSCGSFGATESGNFESDTLQSFIPHTAGQLIDADVTKFDSSKEGAAKFPERQSILEEPKEVIVHSCNSFMKKTECHHPFLLNAVCPSKFSAFQQPQPNLSGGRVQNADHPQTDNLSISDSSANGRSSTALNNPTASDIPIETENLHLSAQLPPPQLQLPFSQGVNAPHMEQPPKDPGKSFPPYMLPGQQSFFSVPSTSLPPPPPHHNSNVRSATPGISSQFQQAHLPSRNNIDSQTSPDPTRMSWLLILKLVIFRTDLMLLQVSLINLSCMQKILD, from the exons ATGAGTTTGGGAGAGTGGTCAGAGAAGGTGCTAGCGACAGTGACTCTGATGATTCTCACCATAGAAGGCATAGCAAAAGAGGCAGAAGCCGTAGCTGGAGTCGATCACCTCCTGGTAGGAGGAGGCAGTGGCGACGGAGAAGTCCAAAAAGGAGAAGGGAGAGGCGAAGCCGATCTCGCAG CTGGTCTCCCAGACATCGAAGAAGTAGGAGCAGGTCCCCCTCATAACCATGCAGGTGAGTTCATGGGTGATCGAGTGAGACGGGACAAAGGTCAAGTTCCAGACTGTTTTGATTTCCTTAGAGGCAGGTGCTACCGTGCAGCGTTTTGTCGGTATCGACACCATGATAGAGACGAGGGTGATGGATCTAGGCACTATAGGAGGAGCAAACAACAGTACCTGGAAATGCATCCTAGCTCAAAGAAATCTAGTGTTGTAGAAGAGATCAAGAATATTCCTCTAAAAGCATCAGATGCTAAGCTTGAAGAAATCAATATGGATATGTCTTGTGGCAGCTTTGGTGCGACAGAAAGTGGCAACTTTGAGAGTGACACTCTGCAATCCTTTATCCCTCATACAGCTGGTCAACTAATTGATGCTGATGTAACTAAATTTGATAGTTCTAAAGAGGGTGCCGCTAAATTTCCAGAGAGGCAAAGTATTCTAGAAGAGCCAAAAGAGGTTATCGTGCACAGTTGTAACAGTTTTATGAAAAAAACAGAATGTCATCACCCATTT CTTCTCAATGCAGTTTGTCCTTCGAAATTCTCCGCATTTCAACAACCTCAACCAAATCTTTCAGGTGGAAGGGTTCAGAATGCTGATCATCCTCAGACAGATAACTTGTCTATATCTGATTCATCAGCCAATGGAAGATCATCAACTGCCCTTAACAATCCTACTGCAAGTGATATTCCAATTGAAACAGAGAATCTACATCTTTCTGCCCAGTTGCCCCCTCCTCAGCTCCAGCTCCCATTCTCACAGGGCGTGAATGCTCCTCATATGGAACAACCACCAAAGGATCCTGGTAAAAGTTTTCCTCCTTATATGTTACCTGGTCAACAATCATTCTTCTCTGTACCTTCAACTTCCCTGCCACCGCCACCCCCACATCATAATTCAAATGTAAGAAGTGCAACCCCTGGTATTTCTTCACAATTTCAGCAGGCTCACTTGCCTTCAAGAAATAACATTGATTCTCAAACTTCTCCAGACCCTACACGAATGAGTTGGCTACTTATTCTCAAGTTGGTGATTTTCCGTACAGATCTTATGCTACTACAAGTGAGTCTCATCAACCTTTCTTGCATGCAGAAGATTTTAGACTGA
- the LOC120016149 gene encoding zinc finger CCCH domain-containing protein 38-like — MNKSAYRPDFGSRTAHHNPYASTFEQPLFAKFTSKIFGQEKDSIDGQGVGSTGLRHYASSPKSGGDVGQNFSRSGGDRNDPHSDSIEPSSNSFNKSGYVHKREPTVDRDIVLRLIDPNKPLDVEENNQKEASAVVFATSFDNEEFGETADAEVGAVENASPSDLVGNMTAGDVEIDQFKSPGKSKKSKGSRSMRLFKVAIADFVKDVLKPSWRQGNMSKEAFKTIVKKTVDKVSGAMKSHQIPKSQARINQYIDSSQLKLTKLVMGYVDKYVKA; from the exons ATGAATAAGTCAGCCTACCGGCCTGATTTTGGATCAAGAACTGCTCACCACAATCCTTATGCATCTACTTTTGAGCAGCCACTTTTCGCCAAATTCACTTCGAAAATTTTCGGACAAGAAAAGGATTCAATTGATGGGCAAGGGGTTGGCAGTACTGGGTTGAGACACTATGCTTCATCACCAAAGTCTGGTGGAGATGTTGGACAGAACTTCTCCAGGTCTGGAGGTGACCGGAATGATCCTCATTCTGACAGCATTGAGCCGTCTTCAAACTCATTTAATAAATCAGGTTATGTTCACAAGCGGGAACCCACCGTTGACCGTGACATTGTGTTGAGGCTCATTGATCCCAACAAGCCATTGGATGTGGAAGAAAACAACCAGAAAGAAGCTAGTGCTGTTGTTTTTGCAACATCTTTTGATAATGAGGAGTTTGGAGAGACTGCAGATGCCGAGGTAGGTGCTGTTGAAAATGCAAGCCCAAGTGACCTGGTAGGGAACATGACAGCAGGTGATGTTGAAATTGATCAGTTTAAGTCCCCAGGGAAGAGCAAGAAGAGCAAAGGTTCAAGGTCAATGAGGCTTTTTAAAGTCGCTATTGCAGATTTTGTGAAGGACGTTCTAAAGCCATCATGGCGACAGGGTAATATGAGCAAGGAAGCATTTAAGACGATTGTCAAGAAGACTGTTGATAAGGTGTCGGGGGCTATGAAGAGCCACCAGATACCCAAATCTCAGGCGAGGATAAATCAATACATTGACTCGTCGCAGTTAAAGCTAACAAAGCTTGTGATG GGCTATGTTGATAAGTATGTTAAAGCGTAA
- the LOC120016748 gene encoding dirigent protein 1-like: MKSSLNLLHNSSVTIYNHGFHNQICVSRSTSRALLFHSHPSLGPQTNRQHPIYLHEILNGTDPTAVPVTARSNYAGTNPLGAVFGAISIMDNPLRTSRDPNSILLGRAQGLYAMASQSEVVLFMSATYWFTAGSFNGSSFSLVGLNHAMKPLREIPIVGCTGRFRLAKGYCMVRTIAMDGSNNIIGYNGTLFHY, translated from the coding sequence ATGAAGTCCAGTCTCAATCTTCTCCATAATTCATCCGTTACCATTTACAATCATGGCTTCCACAACCAAATTTGTGTTTCTCGCAGCACTTCTCGTGCTCTGCTGTTCCACAGCCACCCAAGCCTTGGGCCTCAAACGAACCGCCAACATCCAATTTACTTGCACGAAATTCTTAACGGCACCGACCCAACTGCGGTGCCCGTCACGGCCCGATCTAATTACGCGGGTACAAACCCATTGGGTGCCGTGTTCGGTGCAATCTCCATAATGGACAACCCGCTTAGGACCTCCAGAGACCCGAATTCGATTTTGTTGGGGCGGGCGCAAGGGTTGTACGCGATGGCGTCGCAGAGTGAGGTTGTGCTGTTTATGTCGGCCACGTATTGGTTCACCGCCGGGAGTTTTAACGGGAGCTCGTTTAGTCTGGTTGGGTTGAATCACGCAATGAAGCCGTTGAGGGAGATTCCGATTGTGGGTTGTACCGGGCGGTTTCGGCTTGCGAAAGGGTATTGTATGGTTCGGACTATTGCGATGGACGGGTCGAATAATATAATCGGGTATAATGGGACCTTGTTCCACTATTGA
- the LOC120017019 gene encoding dirigent protein 23-like — protein sequence MASTNKMVSLFALLVLCFAASATTTKAQGPIRTDIEFYLHEIINGTDPTAVPVAARSNYTGTNPFAAIFGTIYVIDNPLRSSGDPNSTLVGRAQGLYIFASLSEPALFISATYTFVSGDYNGSSFSVVGLNKVRDPVREIPVVGGTGKFRFASGYSFLRTFSVDSLNNNIIGYNVTLRHY from the coding sequence ATGGCTTCCACAAACAAAATGGTGTCTCTCTTTGCACTTCTTGTGCTCTGCTTTGCTGCAAGTGCGACCACCACCAAAGCCCAAGGACCCATACGCACCGATATCGAATTTTACTTGCATGAAATCATAAATGGGACGGACCCAACAGCCGTACCCGTTGCGGCTCGGTCCAACTACACCGGCACAAATCCATTTGCTGCAATTTTTGGGACCATTTACGTCATTGACAACCCACTTAGGTCATCGGGAGACCCGAATTCGACTTTGGTGGGTCGGGCACAAGGGCTTTACATTTTCGCTTCGCTTAGTGAGCCTGCACTTTTCATATCTGCTACTTATACTTTCGTCTCCGGAGATTACAACGGCAGCTCATTTAGCGTGGTTGGCCTGAATAAGGTAAGAGATCCGGTGAGGGAAATTCCGGTTGTTGGGGGAACCGGAAAGTTTCGGTTTGCGTCCGGGTACAGCTTTCTTCGGACCTTCTCTGTGGATAGCttgaataataatataatcGGGTATAATGTCACCTTGCGCCACTATTAA
- the LOC119980051 gene encoding dirigent protein 22-like, which translates to MALTSKIVALALMLVTCCATTEARKPKVTKIQFYMHDIVGGSDPTAVRVAGRSNFTRPDPIGAMFGSLFVMDNPLTATPDPNSTVIGRAQGTYAMSSQHQEFSLLMTLTYGFTTGPYNGSTFSVLGRNPVMRGVREMPVVGGTGTFRLARGYCLATTQSMDQMDAVIGYNVTLIHY; encoded by the coding sequence ATGGCGTTAACAAGCAAAATTGTGGCTTTGGCATTGATGCTTGTGACGTGCTGCGCCACCACCGAGGCCAGGAAACCCAAGGTCACAAAAATCCAATTTTACATGCATGATATTGTAGGGGGATCCGACCCAACTGCCGTTCGTGTAGCGGGCCGGTCCAACTTCACAAGGCCAGATCCAATTGGGGCCATGTTTGGATCCCTTTTTGTAATGGACAACCCACTCACGGCGACACCCGACCCAAACTCGACCGTAATAGGCCGAGCCCAAGGAACATACGCGATGTCATCACAGCATCAGGAGTTCAGTCTTCTCATGACGCTCACATATGGGTTCACCACTGGACCTTATAATGGCAGCACATTTAGTGTGCTGGGCCGGAATCCGGTGATGAGGGGAGTGAGAGAAATGCCAGTTGTCGGCGGCACCGGCACTTTTCGGCTCGCTCGGGGGTATTGCTTGGCGACAACCCAGTCCATGGACCAGATGGATGCAGTGATTGGATACAATGTCACATTAATACACTATTAG